The genomic DNA TTGTCGGTCCGAAGGATCACACACTGGAGTTCTCTCTGTCTGAAAGCGTAGCGCTTTTGGTGAGAGAGCCAAAATCTGTGTGCGTTCTGAGGGGCTGATCGCCCCTCTATTCCCCTTTAAGTGCTTTCAACAGATTCAGAACGTCGTTCCACATCTTTGTGTAATCTTCCACCAATTTTTTGGTGTCAAGTTTCGTATCTTTCAATTTCATGATGGTCAGAGCGATCTTTGTGGGATCTTCTTTGGAACAAAAACCTTCATACTTTGGGAAATATCGCTCGAAGAATCTTTTACTCTTGAGGTTGTTCAAAGATATGAATGGAATACCAGCCAAACATGATATGAGACAACCGTGCATACGTTGAGAGACGACGAAGGATGAAGAGACCAAATCTCTCAGCGGTTGAGTTGAGATGCGTAAACCGTACTTTTTTGAAACGCGCTCGCACGCAGGTTCATCTTGAGGACTGAGTGGTACGAGCAAAATCTCTGAAAAGCCACAGATCTCCGCAACGGTGATGATGGGTTCTAGTTCTATCTCACTCTTCAGGCATAGACTGATCCTTTTCTCTTTCTCCAACTTCGGCAAGTCTTCAATCATTCCAACTGCCAGGTCCGTTCCAAGCGAGACATGCTTGGCTCCAACGAGTTTGGCGTACTTGAAACTCACCGGGTCTCGAGCAATGAAATAGAGATTTCTCCTTTTTAAAATGAATCTAACGATGCATCTTGAAATCGTGCGTTTCAGAGGTCCCAAGCTGTTGGCGAGCAACAACACAGGTTTCCCAAGAGCGAGCGAAATCAGGATGAGAGAGGAGTAGTAAAGCAAGCTCTTCAAACTGGTTTGATCTTGAAGAATACCTCCACCACCGCAAACGACCACGTCGCTTTTGAAGATCGCCTGAAAAACTTTTATAAGGTCGAACCGATCGATGGGTAGAATACCAGTTTGCAGAAAATCTTTCACTTTTTTTCTATTCACCAGCAGATATATTTTGTCGAAGTGTGCTTCTTTGAGCGTTTTGATGCTTTGCCGACACAGCAACTCGTCTCCAAGATTGTCATAACCATAATAACCGAACAGTGTAGCTGCTTTCAAGGAAAAACATCTCCTCTACGAGAAATATCAACTGAATTATACTGGAGGTGCTTTCACTTTGATAAAGGCTTTGAACGATCGTGTCATCGTTGTAGGGGCTGAAGGTTCGGCGAACATCACGGGTGTGCTCACCAAAGCTGGGGTTGTGATCGTCGATACCTCCCTCTTTCCAGAGAAAGCTCGCAAGGTTAAGCTGTTGCTGGATGACTTTTTTAAAAAACCGATCGAATTGGTCGT from Pseudothermotoga sp. includes the following:
- a CDS encoding polysaccharide pyruvyl transferase family protein; its protein translation is MKAATLFGYYGYDNLGDELLCRQSIKTLKEAHFDKIYLLVNRKKVKDFLQTGILPIDRFDLIKVFQAIFKSDVVVCGGGGILQDQTSLKSLLYYSSLILISLALGKPVLLLANSLGPLKRTISRCIVRFILKRRNLYFIARDPVSFKYAKLVGAKHVSLGTDLAVGMIEDLPKLEKEKRISLCLKSEIELEPIITVAEICGFSEILLVPLSPQDEPACERVSKKYGLRISTQPLRDLVSSSFVVSQRMHGCLISCLAGIPFISLNNLKSKRFFERYFPKYEGFCSKEDPTKIALTIMKLKDTKLDTKKLVEDYTKMWNDVLNLLKALKGE